acagagcggttcccaagcaaaacagacggagcaaagacacaatgaaaatatgattcattaagactgtgctgtttattttcataaattaacattcatctaatttatacattaacatttataccgtgcaactgttgacgtgtggatcaaatatgcttggaagcatgcttaacactttccctgccagcgttttttaaaagagttgccacccagctttagttaaacattaatgccttccagaaaatttttcttctttagatatatatatatatatataaacatacaatatatcaaatgaaagaacagaccctctgctttcaaacaacaaaataaaaacgtttcaccctaccttcaattgttcttttatcctctcaaattttgagcaaaatgttgggataattccatttctgtgaatgacttttgttagagatccgattcagatcgctgatcaaaaaatacacttgagttttaaagtgttgagtgaaagcatcagtgtttatgttgttgtgtaagatcgccacccagtggataatatacggtacaactactcctcacggaagcattaatcaacaagaaaactcaacaatatttattgacacttatctggatatcgccattaattgttcaattgttgaggattataattaatacaatataatataattagcccacccaataaatcaaaattgacaacaaaatccgacattttgacagttattttctacagtacacaacaacagtggcgcagtgatacaagctatgtaatacggtttgagccgtgggtttaccggtgagttttatcacagctgagaacgcgtttcaaccaatcagaatgaagaaccagaacgagccgttttataataccgaacttgtcctttaatattaTTAACATGTTCGAAGGCATAAAATTTTTGGAAATAATGACAGTagagaaaatattttcttgCACATTTGCATTCACAGTCATTGTTACTGCCAACTGAGACttttcctctaatgtttgagacctgacTGGGAgatgtagtttgtcttacctccATTTAACTCATCATCTCAattttctgcttccctttccctGATTCGCCAAAAACATATCTGAGGAGCCAATAGTGAtcaagtcaaaataagattatcatttttatttgaaaacgtacttttgtcttgttttcagaaagCTAATTTAATGTGGCTGTGAACGCACAGATGCGCGCGGACATGGATTCGTGTGTGCATGCATCAGTGCGAATGGTGCATCGCTTttacctacccagtctcacaaggtttcgtgatatagtcatttaattttttgattcttttttagTCATATTATCActaatttttgtgttttttcgtgatcgtataacgaattcctgttttcgtgtgattattggttactcaactgctttttcctatttttttgtcgcttcagtttagggttagatttggtgcttgcattagaatgtcactttatatattggtttatactattttttctgatttatttttttatatgtcgcctggcgtaatgttagagttgggtttgggtacggatgtcattttatgtaaatctaaccataaaccgaagcgacaatggtaagaaaatagaagtAAACAGTTGAGAAACCAATACGCGATAATCACAGGAAAACagaaattcgttatacgatcataaaaaaacttgaaaatttgtgataatattacgaaaaaagaataaaaaaattacgtgactatataacgaaatgaTTATCTTTGTAAATTAATACACAAGTAaactgctaaaatttaaacttgagatttacatcagggcacaaaagatttacactgggcATGTAccccagtaaaaggggtctagcgaCGCCCCTGGCTGAAAGCCAGTGatcattatttaattattttacaaaaacccTTCGCGTCCCTTTGAAAGGCATTTAATAACCTTATAGATTCGTTTTtaatggatagatagatgcacTTCTTGTAGCTTttaaaatggggcactatccaattCCATAATAAAGCTGCAAGGAGCCAgggtataatttaatataaccGATTGTGTTTGGCTAAAAAAAGAACGTTATAAACACctaggatggcttgagggtacGTAAAATAtgagataatttcatttttgggtgaactattcctttaaaataccTCATGTGATGTTTTAGTGCCAGAGTCAAAATGAGGtcactgtctctttaagaagcATCCTGCCTGCATGACTGACTTTTATCGAATGGGAGAACTCGGGTGCAAATGCTGTTGTACAGTGAAAGAAATATCACTGAATCCCAGATCATCACGTGGATACATCTAGTATGCCTGTCTGTTGTATGAAGATTTAGCATTTTATTAGGTGAgtgtttttaaatatcttttttaaCATTTGAATTTGAACAGTTTGATCATTTCAGGTACAGTGGGGTCCAAAGACAGAGACAACTTTTTCTTGCTTCTATTTAGCATCGTTTTATGTTACTAAAAGTGTTTGTTATTCATATTATCAGCATTACAACTTGACCAAAAATTGAACATGCATTTTATCTTCTATATAATTAAAGATtagcaaagtaaaataaaagcaACATATGTGAGCAATACGCTTCAACTACATCATCCTGCCatgattaaatataaacatataccTTTGGTAAGGAGGAAAGTTTATTTGGTTTTAGTTGTGTAGAGTCGGTGGTCGTGTTACAATGTAATACAAATAGGAACATGAAACCAATATGAATTTTTAAACACATGAAACCACGCAGCATTTGCTCAATAAACCCTGTGACAAAGATCTGTAAAACTTACCACAAAAGCTGactttttttagcattttgtttcTGTAATGCAATCAATAAAAGCTACGAATTTACATTATGATAAATATTTGCCTGATATTCCAGCTGTACCAAAGAGGTTTTTGCCAAAAGTCCAATGCAAACAAATGGATCTGTTTGGATACTAAAAATAGtttgcccaaaaatgaaaatctatgTGTCCATCCGTAAGTCTTCTGAAGCTGTGTGTAAGAAGCAGACTGAAATGACTCATTCATACTCATATTCACATTAAGGttcatatttatattaatatgcaTGTGTAAATCACATTCATATGCATATCAGTTTTAATATTCATATGCAATTCATTTGAATCATATTTGTTTACATGCGATTCATACTCATAATCTTTCCTTTCATTGAACCCCTTAAATTTAATCACAATTACATTCGAAAAAATGCATATcaacaaatgacttacagtacATCAGATTTGATATAATTTATGCCAAATGCCCAACAATCGTTTGTTCCTCATCATACGGTTTTACAAAAATCAGAATTAGTGATGGATCTGTATATTGCAGTTGGCGATATTTCCgcctatatttttattattattattattatcgcACTCTGCCAATAAATCGTTTAAATGTGTTGATAAATGTTCTGTTTCTTAAAATAGTTGTTTCTAATACAAAGACACTCAAATGTAAGGTCAACGACTTATTcactttttaatgtaatgttactTTGTATTGCACACAACAACACTCTGGCgtgacaaagttttttttaaaagtacagtGAGGTGTCAAATTATCAGTACGCAAgtcttataaatatatttccaagTAGCTAAAAAGGTATAGTTATAAATATtctgcattaaaaaaatgtatttagtttcACCAAATTTCTGTTGGTTTCCCATTTACTGTATTTACACTCGTGTTATATCGTCCACAATGCTTCCTCAATATCGGTATCGATACCTCCGATAAGAATACAAAGCAATAACTgagtcatatttaaaaaaataacagcaaGTAGGTATGAAATAACGTGAGTAAATTTTTCGGGGGGACTTTTCCTTTAAAGATCTGCTGTGAGTGCTTTTTGTGTCTTAcaccgattatgcttaataaactgataacatgtGGGGTCATATAAACACGTAaagcatttttcttttttcggGGAAAGCCTACAAACGGCATAAGTAAAAACCGATGTGCACAAAGATAAACGTCACAGGCGGAAGCgcaaagtaacacataaaagtATGTGCTCGACtcaagcagttggcagagaaaccgTGAAAATAAAAGCTCATGTAACAattacaggttctgcagacatgACAAGAGATACGACAGTATAGCCTAAGACAGATTTCCCATCAGCTTTTTGAATGACTAtgagtgcatttacatgcacagaataagcggttAACcttcaaaaatctgcttattataaaaaactgttttcatgcaattttacatgcaaatcaataaagcGGCCAAGCAGACAACTacgtttacatgggacttggagattTCTCAGGTTTCTGACGTCACCACCTATAGTACATAATGGTAGTTCAAAAAGCCGACGGCATATGTACTATTGGCGGTGACGTCACTACCTGCGAGAAAcctgcatgtaaacgcactttttagatttttagcggcatctatcagtaagattgtgaattgcaaccaacagctcagtccacagctccccctccctttcgaaacccATAGACAAGCCTGGCACAATGTAGTGACAAAATGTGCTCTGTAGAGCACTTTGTCTATTttgggctactgtagaaacatggtatcgcaaaatggtgacttccatttAAGGGGACCCGCCGtgtttgtagataaaaacggctcattatAAGGtagtaaaaacaatacagttctctttttaaggtttttatacaccactgataatattgtaatgttatattatattgcatttctgtcaagagattcttctaaaagttacaaaGTGCACCTTTAACACTCACTTTCTCTAATGTACAGAAGCAGCAAAATAAACCGGAAGCACTGCGATATGAATGATTATGCGTCCAAGCGACTGAACTGAGCAAACATATAAGACCAGTAAGTATACAGTAGTTTATAATACATCAGATATAAGGGAGGTGCGATAATTCACATGCAATATCATGCGCATcttgtcagtaaagccggttccttgattagtagtaaatcgccatcacctgctattcagatggagcggcatttactacacaaagccgtagttcactgacatgctgggccatatcgcaggcgatacgtccgCGATATTTAATGCAAAATTGCCTGgatttgtgtagtaaatgccgctccatctctAATCACGGGACCGGCTTCAATGACGAGATGCGCAATGACAATTACATGCAAATTATCATGCATCCCTATCGGATATAATTCATTCTTTAGGGTTTCATCACTTTTCTCTCTCATTTCTTAGTGCAGATGGAGAGGACTTAGTCTTGGCCTGGTTTAGCCCAGCGGGGAACAGCACGCTCCGGGTTCATCTCCAGCATGGATCAACTTGACAAGCTGAGCATCGAGAACTTAATCTTCTATCTTACAGTGCCACTGTCTTCAATCATCATCCTGGCAAATCTCTTCATCATAGTGGGCATAGCCTGCAACCGTCAGCTACACAACACTCCCAACTACTTTTTCCTGAGCCTGCTGGTGGCCGATCTTTTCACCGGCATCGCCCTGCCGTTTATTCCTCGCATGTCGCTTGACCGCAAGCTAGATTTCAAGAATTGCTTGCTGATGTACATATTACCCAACTTTTTGTTTCTGTCTTTCCTCTTTAATCTAGTCATGGTGCATTATGAGCGCTACCTGTGCATAGTCAGTCCGCTGCACCACAGTCAGTTTTGGGTCCATCGCTGCTTTCCCATGGCTTTGTTGATCGTCTGGATTCCCCCATTGCTTTACGCATCACTTCCTGCGTTTGGCTGGAATAACTGGGTGGAGCCTAATGCAAACAAGAGCTCGGACTTAAACGAGACAGCTGGGAACTACACCGGAGGGGATGAGGTTTGCTCCTACAAACAAGTGTTTCcagaaacatttatttatttggaagTGTACGGGTTGGTGCTTCCGGCCATGCTGTCCATCGCAGGCATGACGGGCCGGGTGTTGTGGATAGCACGCAAGCAAGTAAAGAACATATGTAAGCTTCAGCGTGCCGTCGACCGTCTACAGCAGCAGTCGGACCACGAGCAACAGCTCAACATGCGCTACGCCAAATGCGTGGCCGCCGTGTCCCTCACGTTCCTGGTCTGCTGGGTGCCGTACATCATCTATCAGCTGATAGCTATGGCGGCCCTGCAGAGCGGCGTGAGCTCGTCCAGCTCTACTTTATACATTATCATGTCCTGTACGGGCATCGGCGGCATGGCCGTCATTCCAATGATTCTGGGGCTGGCCAACAAACAGTACACAGAGCCCATCAGCAGACTTATATGTAAGCTGAGAAACCGCAACAGAGCTGGACAAAACAGCAGAGATATTGCACTTTAAAGAGTTGATGTTTCAATTAAATGTGTATTTGACTGTTAactcagtagttcttttgtgcACAAACTGCTTCATAAAATATAAGAACAAAACACTTTATATGCTGTCCATTTGTCTgtctagtgtgtgtgtgtctgtctgtctatctttccgCCTGCCAGTCTGTATTCCTGCCTGCCAATCTGTCTTACTactgtcagtcagtcagtcagtcagtctgtcagtcagtcagtcagtcagtctgtctgtgtgtctatctatccatctatctgtctgtctgtctgtctctctgtctgtctctctgtctgtctgtctctctctgtctgtctctctctgtctgtctctctgtctgctAGTCTGTCTATCTACTGTCTGTTGgccagtcagtcagtcagtcaatcagtcagtcagtcagtcagtcagtcaggcagtcagtctgtttgtctgtgtgtgtgtgtgtgtgtgtttgtatgtctgCCTGCTAGTCTGTCTATCTACTGTTTGtctatcagtctgtctgtcagtcagttagtcagtcagtcagtctgtgTGTCTTTcgacctgtctgtctgtctatctctgtctgtctgtctgcctgcctgcgtATTTGTTGGCCTGCCTGTCTGTATAtctactgtctgtctgtcagtctgtctgtgtgtctttcggcctgtctgtctgtctatctctgtctgtctgtctgcctgcctgcgcATTTGTtggcctgcctgtctgtctatctactgtgtgtctgtctgccagtcagtctgtctgtgtgtctgtctgtctatctatctaatcTGTCTGTATGCCTGCCTGCCTCCTAGTCTCTCTAtctactgtctgtctgtctatctctgtctgtatgtctgcctgcctgcctacGTATTTGTTCACCTGCCTGTCTGTGTATctactctctgtctgtctctctgtccatCCGTCCATCTAATTTGTCTATTtgttcatctgtctgtcagtcgCATGTTCACCAACcagcctgcctgtctgtctgtttgtttttctcccgccctatctctctctctctctatctatctgtctctctctctctctctctctctcgctgtcTATCAtctaatctgtctgtctgtttatcagcctgcctgtctgtctgtttgcctgTCTGTTTTCTTTGCTCACAAACTTAAAATTAAGGCTAGAAAATGACTTCATACCGTCCAATGCTACAGTCCTTTAAAACGTATTCATGAACTTTAAAAGAAAAGTCATCCTTTCAATTATATAAAAATCTGTAAAGTAAAAAGAACTATTTGAAGAGATTTGGTGACACAGCGAGAAGTTCAATTGACTACGATGACCATTTCTTCTTGATAAAACACTTACATGACATACTTTCAACGTTGTGAAAAGCATGTACAGTAATTGTTAATGAACAAATATGTAATTGTTTAATTGATAAATGAGAGGATAAAACCatgatttgttatttttatcgGATCTaagagagttttttttttcaaaagtttttCCATTAACGAACTTTCCCAGAAACTGAACGTCCACTGACAAACCCACTAACATTTATCACAGTGAGAAATAGTTCAGTGATACATGGAGTCTAGAGAATAAAGTAttgtgtgtttctgtctgtGTGAGCCAAATACAAAGAGCTCAAACTTATAGTGGCTTCAAacaagataaataaaaataaattaagatgcttttataGTTTGTGTAAGATGTTATGATATTGTATACACTGTGAACATTACAAAAACACTGCCGACTACTCTAATGTTGATCATTACTCAAATAGACATTTATAGAAAGataaaagtatttgataaacagTTGCGTTTGCTTTCTACATATAAAGTCTGACTCATTGTTTCCTAATGGTTTCAAGTTGAGCAAGGTCACAAGTTCAAGAGTATTAAAaccacaaacacatacaaaaacaGCACATCCTTTATGTTTCTCACAGACACGTCCGTATGAACCTTTTTAGTATTATAGAGAATCGAGGTTAGCTTTGAAACTACTTAACACAACTACTCCAACTAACACAAACTAACTTCTCTAAACAACAACAATCACCAACGATTGCCTTGGTGTCCTTGCAACACCTTGGCAACCACTCAGCACATCCCATTATTGTGATGATAATACATTTATTGAGTTTTTTATTGAGATTTGTGTGATATaactccaaggggttaataaaggtgtTCTGCAGGTAATCGATGTGATTTTGTGagaaaaatatccataattcaaactttttaaactgtaataactagctTTCGGAAAGACACTATCTTGCCACGTTGCGCAGTGACTCTCGTGAATCCAAGATGGCGTCGTTACCACTTTTTTGGCCTTCAAGGTCAGAAGTTGTTACCtaatccctgttttctaccattataaagcttggaagagctccaaacatttactcaaataactccaaatgtgtccATCTGAATAATGATAAACATATGTATCTCGAATTGCTTAAAGGTgtgtaaatcatggggtaattttgatatttggctgtaTCGTTTTAATTACACAATATGGTCACTCCTTAAATTGTGCAATTTGTGCAATACTGCaagtttcaaaacacaaagttaaatatatgGTCTActgtaatttacatttaatatatttgataTACATATTATTAAGAAaagattacatttaaattagGTGGACACTTTTATCTAAAACTTATCCAAtagattttatcagtatgtgtgttgccCCCTTAAGCAATCTGAGATACACACATCTATCATCTTTCAAAcgagcacatttggagttattttagtaaatgtcatTGCTCTTTCAAGAAACAGAAAACAGGGATAAGGGAACAAATTCTGACCTTAAAGGCCAAAAATGTTCATTCATCCTTGAGATAGGTAATCCGCACAGCTCCAATGgtttaataaaggtcttctgcggtGTAATCAATGCGATTTAGTAAGAATATATATGATGGCGTCATTACCAAAAGCTAGTTTattcataaaatatgtattttttcttACACACTTGCATCGaatacccacagaagacctttattaaccccttggagccctgaggattacctctgtgaaggattaatgcattttttggcCTTCAAGGTCAGAACTTCAAGTTGTTctctgatccctgttttcttccatcataaagcttggaagagcaatgacatttactcaaataactccaaatgtgtctaaaaatgatggacatgtgtatctcggattgcttaaGGTGTGTAAATCATGGGGTGATTTTGATATTTAGCTGAAGTATCGTTTTAATTACACAATATGGTCACTCCTTTAATTGTGCAATGCGTGCAATACTGCAAGTTTCAAAACACAAGGTTAAATAGATGGGCTGctgtaatttacatttaatatatttgataTTAAGAAaagattacatttacattaggcAGACGCGTTTATCCAAAACTACTTATCCAAGTACACTTTATCAGTATGCGTGTTGCCTGGGTTCAAACCCGTGACTTTTGCACCGCTAATGCAAtgttctaccactgagctatacggGAGTTATGGTTAAGGAATAACATTAAATAAGTATTGGATGCGTAcacaaatatgacatttaattaatacaatagAGACACACATCTGTATCTAAAAACACAGATaggagatcaagtgattgaaatttggacttctcattacatttacatgaagtttacattacactgaaaaaaattcattgaatttaatcaatttttttaagataagtggttgcaatcaatttatttaagctacatttaaacaaaggttttatattatattttactttaccaatttttttttgtttaaatgtagcttaaataaattgattgcaaccacttaccttaaaaaaaaaagattaaattcaatgaataattttttttcagtgtaggcattaagcagacgcttttataTAGAGATTTAAAACGGGAGGAAGGAAAGCATGACGATTTGTCATAACGTGCATCATCTTTtttatgtgtagaaaaaataagtagcctttaataatgtataatttaatgtatataataataatgtagatcatgtataataatatataatacagaaaatattataatataaaatataatcatgtcaattttatatatcaacattattatacaCATTATAATTATTTGATTATAGTGTAGTGATTATTGCGTACGGGTGGTTTTAGGTTTTCATGAAGTTTTGCGTacatttagaagacattttgatacgaaagtttttgttgaatcttgAAAACACTCTGTACACACTTAtaaggtgtcatgaaacattttgataaaaaaagtaaatgcaaaataagagtatcaaaataagaagcatgcagttacaaacatctcttcatgtactattttgcacattatttcaaatgacatcatacaaaacagttttttccacatttaaggggaaatgtTCATTACTGCAATGTGTCCATGGCTGGATTTTGTTCTTTGACATGGagaatttataattaaaaaataaaaagcatcactgcatgttatactataaacatttacagtaaagaaacatgtggtatttggtgataattggtaaatgtagaaacaCTAATTAGGAATATAAATGtttccaagaaaaattttctcatcctccgcaacaattttcattcattgtttaagccctcataaactaacattttcaaaaaaaaaaaaaaatgttggaagggacataattgactgtgacactcaagatgtcaactaagcagttcttattttttctctccagataaaagttgaaattttgtttgtcaaaaccatgtccgaaacatgagtttgtaaatgcatatatttaatgtaatatcatgttgtggtaatgataatttttgctaatgataatttaaaaaatgtaaataattctataggaaatattttttaaatcctctaaaaataatggttatactGGACACCTTTTTAAGTCtcgattttgtgagaatcacccaaatgggtctcatgcttagtgaatgagacccattgtttCCTCATATATTGAGAACTGCATGAGACAATCACATTTAGTGTCATCATAACATCAATTCCCAAAGTATAAAAGCCAAAAAGCAGGTGCAGCATCATAACCCGCCCGGTTAATACTGACCATATATTTTGCTATGATGCTTCATCTAGGTCCAATAAGTGATATCTTATGTCAGTAATTTCTAGTGCAGCTACAAATCAGAATTTTTACTGAAAGGGTAACAAGATCAATGTCACATTTCACCAAACTTATTTTTTACTGTTTGTTCCGCTCTCCATCTTCTCTAATGGCCACAACCTCATTCTGGGGTGTGAGATTATGGATATCTATCTCTATGTTCCTCTAGCATGGTCAGGGCACTGATGTTCAGCAGATCTGAatgcaaaaaacaaatttttactaataatatttactaaatttttacaaaataaaacatctcAACAGAACATGAGGGTTTACCATGGTAAAATCACTGTAATGCACTGCAGACTcgttaaatgtaaaaaacaacatattaaaaactttatacaATAAAGGCAAGTTTGTTATGTGTCTTCACTTTTTAAAGTgttgtttattatgttttataatatttgtgATTGTTTGAAGAGGTAGGACATTTGTAACCCTACATTTATTGCCTCATGGGGAATAACAAAGCTATAAACAaaacttattgcttttataaaatagtGTCAAAAGCTGTGTGATAAAACATCAATGTTCAATAAACATTTGATGCGATAAATAGCATTTAATAACTTTGCACGTCATGCACACGTCACCGGTACTGTATGTGTTTATCAGCATTTTATTACcgttatatagcacttttcacagtTTTACATTGTTGCAAAGTTGTAGGACAGACATaagaaaatcaaaacagaaGTAGTGTCcttaaaatatttgtaaaaccATTTGTCTTACAATGACGATGAATACCGATCAGATACAGAAATATTGGCTGAAGAATCAACAAATGGAAAAGTTCTAACATTATTTATGTCTCTGAGAAACACCACACTGACCCGTACATCTGCGAATCTGGATGATTTACTGTTCATctctgataaaaaaatgtattcctaTGGGCATAAGCAGACAGCACTGCAGTTTCTGCTCTGTACAAAAACAAGACCAGAGATTTACAGGAGAGTTCAGGCCAACTCCCAAATTTTTcttataaacttatattttggAGGGGGACAAGCTTTAGTATCTCTGTGTAGACACACATTATAAAAGCTGAATTCCAGTGCGTCTGAATTTATGTCTTGAATCAACAGAAGCATATCTCATCCTTTACTGACTTCCTGTTAAACTCAACTGTCATAGTTTAGTAAAACTCCAGCCGTAGTTGTTTTCAATTCTGTAGCAAACGTATCTTTATTTACTACAACTCTAGTACAATATTTAGTCTATGGCACTTTCATTTATACCGTGACAAAGGATAAGTGAGCAAtgataaacataaaacattttatgacATGCAAACAAAGGTTTATTACGCATTCAGAAGTGCCATTAAATACATTTCTCTCTTCAtgaaacatatttatttatttcagcaAATTTAGATGGTTTTTATGGGAAGCCACAATGAGAGCGATATAAGGAATTGTACAACTTTTATATTGGTACAAAAAATAGGTCAGAAAATCATGATCAatcaattttttgttgaatcaactcggatttataagtcatttcaacttactattatttatcttgactggagatgagttgttataaccacaggtgagttgttataatttataaaattaagttaacttttctcaactatattttataagttgttacatgacttgta
This genomic interval from Misgurnus anguillicaudatus chromosome 17, ASM2758022v2, whole genome shotgun sequence contains the following:
- the gpbar1 gene encoding G-protein coupled bile acid receptor 1, which gives rise to MDQLDKLSIENLIFYLTVPLSSIIILANLFIIVGIACNRQLHNTPNYFFLSLLVADLFTGIALPFIPRMSLDRKLDFKNCLLMYILPNFLFLSFLFNLVMVHYERYLCIVSPLHHSQFWVHRCFPMALLIVWIPPLLYASLPAFGWNNWVEPNANKSSDLNETAGNYTGGDEVCSYKQVFPETFIYLEVYGLVLPAMLSIAGMTGRVLWIARKQVKNICKLQRAVDRLQQQSDHEQQLNMRYAKCVAAVSLTFLVCWVPYIIYQLIAMAALQSGVSSSSSTLYIIMSCTGIGGMAVIPMILGLANKQYTEPISRLICKLRNRNRAGQNSRDIAL